GACCTGATCGCCCGCGTGACTGGGGACGTGGACGCGCTTCAGGACGTGCTGGTGCGCGGCACGGACGCCGTGCTGGCCAACGCCCTGCGCCTCATCGGGGTGATCGGGATCTTCATCGCGCTGCAACCGCTGCTGGGCATCCTGACGACCCTCCCGATGATCGCCGTGGCGCTGATGCTGCGCCGCTACGCGCGCACGGTGCGGCCCGCGTACCGCGCCGCGCGCGCGCCGCCTGGGGGACCTGAGCGCGCTGATCACGGACCGCCTGAGCGGCATACGCGTCGTGCAGGGCTTCGCGCGCGAGGACGCCGAGGCCGACCGCATCCGCGCCCTGGGCGACGAGCTGTACGCCGAGGGCGTGAAGGCCGTCACCATCCGCAACCGCGCCTTTCCCCGCGCGCGCTTCGTGGGGAACCTGGGGAACGTGATCATGCTGGGCGGCGGCGCGTGGCTGATCATGGCCGGGCAGTTCACGCTCGGCGGACTCCTCGCGTACCGCGGGTACGGGCGGTACTTCTACGGCCCCATTGACGACCTCGTGAACATCGGCGACCTGCTCCAGCGGGCCGAGGCGAGCGGACGGCGGGTGTTCGAGGTGCTCGACGCGCCCGTCCCCGTGCAGGACCGGTCCGGTGCGCGGCCCCTGCCGCAACCCGTGCGCGGGGAGCTGCGCTTCGAGGGCGTCACCTTCGGGTACGATCCCGCCCGGCCCATCCTGCGGGACGTCACGCTGCACATCCCGGCCGGGCAGCGCGTCGCCCTCCTCGGCGAGAGCGGGGCGGGCAAGAGCACCCTCCTCGCCCTCGTCACCCGCACCTTCGACCCGCAACACGGGCGCGTGACGCTCGACGGGCACGACCTGCGCCACCTCACCCTGCGTAGCCTGCGGGAGAACGCCGCCGTCATGGCCCAGGACACCTTCCTGTTCCACGACACCGTGCTGAACAACGTCCGCTACGCCCGCCCGGACGCCACCGACACCGAGGTCGAGGCCGCCCTGCGCGCCGCGCACGCCCACACCTTCGCCCACGCCCTCCCCGACGGCCTCCAGACGGTCGTCGGGGAACGCGGCGTGCGGCTCAGTGGCGGGCAACGCCAGCGGCTCTCCATCGCCCGCACGCTCCTGGCCCGGCCCAGCCTCCTGCTGCTCGACGAACCCACCAGCGCCGTCGACGCCGAGAGCGAAACCCAGGTCGTCGCCGCCCTGGACGAACTCACGCGCGGCCGCACCGCGCTGATCGTCACGCACCGCCCCAGCCTCGCCCGCACCGCCGACCGCGTCATCGTCCTCGCGGGCGGCAGGATCGTCGAGGACGGCCACCCCGACACCCTCCGCAGACGCGGCGGCGCATACGCCCGCCTGGAACGCCAGATGGGTGGCGAAATCATGCCCGAGGTGACGGGCTGAGCCTTACAGTCCGCCCCTCGGGTTGACGTCCACCCTGATTTTCGCTTTCCAGGTGCGGGTGTCGAGGATGCGGAGGAGTTCGCCGAGGCGGGTGTCGTTGCGGGCGCGCAGGAAGAGGTGGTAGGGGTACACGCCGCGCACGCGGGCGACCGGGCTGGGCGCGGGCCCGAGGACTTCGTGGGCGGTGGCTCCTGCGCCGTGGAGGGCGTCGGCGAGGTCCTGCGCGGCGGCCTGGGCTTTGTGCTGGTCGCGGGCGCTGATCTCGATCTGCGCGAGGCGGGCGTGGGGGGGGTAGTTCAGGGCGGCGCGGGCGCGTTCCTCGGCGGCGGGGTACGCGAGGGTGTCGCGGCCGTCCACCATGACTTTCAGGGCGGGGTGGTCCGCCTGGAAGGTCTGCACGAGCAGCATGGGCGCTCGGGTGGGGTGCCACTCGGCGAGCTGCCGCAGCAGGCGGTGGTAGCGCTCGGAGGCGCGGAAGTCGCTGACGTTCAGCCACGTGTCGGCCAGGGTCACGCCGATCAGGGCGAGGTCCGGCGGTGGCTCGTGTGACAGCAGGAGTTGCGTGCCGATGACGACGCCGCTCTCGCCGCGCATCAGGGGCGTGAGGTCGTCCTGGCGGTCCTTGTCGAGGCGGTAGACGGGGAAGCCGGGGAGGAGTTTCTGGACTTCCTGAGCGATCCATTCGGTGCCGGGGCCGCGCGCCTGCCACATGGGGTCGCCGCACTGGTCGCAGCGTTCGGGGATGGGCTGGTGGTACCCGCACTGGTGGCAGGTGAGCTGCCGCCCCTCGCGGTGGAAGCGCAGCGGGACGTCGCAGTTGCGGCACTGCGGGGTGTGGTCGCAGCTGCGGCAGCGCAGCAGGGCGCTGTACCCGCGTCGGGGCGCGAGGAGGGCCGCCTGACGGCCGCGTTCCTGCACCTGCCGCAGCACGCGGGCGAGGTCGTGGCTGAGGGGGTAGCCCTGGTCCCCGAGGCGCAGGTGCACGCTGGACAGCGGCCCCAGTTCGGGCTGTTCGGGCGGGTTGGCGTAGTCGACAACGTGCACGCGGGCGCGTGGGGGTGGGAGGACCGCGCCGGGGTGGGGGACGCTCTCGGCGGCGGGCGTGGTGCCCACCAGGGCCAGGGCGGCGTCGTGCGCGGCGGCGATGCGCGTGGCGAGGTCCGGCAGGAACGCGCGGCTGCCGCTCAGGAGTTTGTGCGCGTCGCTGGCTTCCTCCAGCACGATGATCAGCGCGAGGTCGTGCAGCGGGGCGGCCAGCGCGTGCCCGCTGCCGATGACGAGCCGGGCCTCGCCGGTGCGGATGAGCTGCCAGGTGTGGGCGCGCTGCGGTTCGCTGAGGGTGCCGTTCAGCTGTGCGGCCCGCGTGCCCGCATGTGCGGCGAGGCCGGAGAGGCCCTCCCAGGCGCGGCGCAGCGTGGCGTGGTCCGGCGCGAGGACCAGCACGCCGCGCCCCTGCGTGAGGAGCCGCGTGACGCGCGGGGCGAGCAGCGCGAAGCGCGCGCGGGCGCGGCCCCCGTGCAGCCGCCACACGGGGGCTTCCGGCAGCGGGTCGGGTGCCCCGGCGGGGTCGGGTTGCGGCCAGGGTTCCGGCAGGGTGGGTGGGGGCTGGGGCACCTCGATGGTGTCGGCCCAGCCGCGCAGGGCCAGCGTGCCCGCCTGCGTGGGCGTCAGCGGCACCCCGTCCGCCGAGGCGCTGTTCGCCCACGCGGCGTACGTGTCCACCGGGCCGTGCTCGTGCAGCCACGTCCAGGCGGGCGGTGGGGGGGCATCCACCAGCGTGTACGCCGCGCCGCCCGCGTTCAGGGCCGCCGTGACCACGCCGCTACTGACGCCCGCGCCTTTCGCCCAGGCGCTCAGTGTGTTGCAGGGACCGTGCTCGGCCAGCCACGCGGTGGCCTGCGCCTGCTTCGCCGTCAGGCCTGCCGGGGCCGGGGTCACGGCGCTCAGGACCGTCGCGGTGCGACTGGCGGGCGGCACCTCGTCCAGGGGGCGGGCGGCGACCGCGCCGCGCATTCGGGGGCGGGGCGTGAAGCGTTCCTCCAGCAGGCCCTGCTCGCGGATGGCGTCCAGCAGCGCGTCCGGGAAAGCCCCCGCGTCCGTCCAGCGTTCGGTGGGCGGGCGTCGCGCGAACATGCTCAGGTCCGCGCCCTCCACCGCGCGCACCATGTGCGTCACCTCGGCCTGCCAGCCCACGCCCAGCAGGTCGCCCCAGATCAGCCCGGCGGGAATGCGGGCGTCCGCCGCCCAGCCCTGCACGCCCGATGCGGTCGCCGGGGTCACCCAGGGGCAATCGGGGTCGTCCAGGACGTGCACGGCCTCCCGCAGGCGGTGCCCGCCGCGCCCGTCGCCGCTCCCGACGACCAGTCCGACCTCCAGCGCGCCGCGCCACGGCACGAGCACCCGGCAGCCCAGTGGCGCGGGGGCGGCCCAGCCGTGTGGCGCGGCGAAATCACACGGCCCGATGGGCAGATTTACGACCACCAGCCAGGATTCCAGAGGGGGGCGGCGGGTGGGGTCATCCAGCCTCCGTCCCGACCGGCGCGCCGCGCTGATCGGGGCCGAGCGGAGCGAGCAGGAGCAGGGCGACTTCCGGGCGTGGAGCCCTCGACTCGGCGCCGTTCCGGGTTGAGGGCGAAACAGACGGAAGCCGCATCACGTGCCTCAGGCTAGCGCGACCCGTGCCCCGGCAACGGTGAGGCAGTACCCTCGGGCGGATGACGGGCGCGGCGGGGGGCATGGATGTGCGCAGGGGCGTGCTGCTGGGCGTGACGTCCGCCGCGGCGTTCGGGACGCTGGGCATCTGGGGGAAACTGGCCGGGCAGGGGGGCCTGTCGTCCTTCACGACGCTGGGCTGGCGGTTCCTGATCGTGGCGGCGCTGCTCCTGCCCCTCAGCTCGCGCGGGGTCACGGGCGCGCAGCGGGCGCGGATGCTGGGCGTGGGCCTGCTGTACACCCTGGCGACCACCTGTTACTTCGGGGCGCTGGAGCGGGTGTCGGCGGGCGCGACGTCGCTGCTGCTGTACCTCGCCCCGGCGTTCGTGATTCTGCTGTCCTGGGGGCTGGGCCGCGCGCCGCGCCGCACGCAGCTGGGCGCGGTGGCGCTGGCGGGCGCGGGGCTGGCGCTGGTGGTGGGCCTGCCGTCCGCCGCGGACCGGGACGCCGTGGGCCTGGGTTTCGCAGCCGGAGCGGGCGCGCTGTACGCCGGGTATCTGGTCGCCAGCGAGCGGCTGCTGGGCGGCGTGAGTGCCCTGGCCGCCACCGCGCACATGGCGCTCGTCAGCGGGGTGGTGTTCGCCGCGCTGGCCGCCGCGCAGGGCACGCTGCGCGTCCCGGTCGGCGCGGCGCAGTGGGGGCCGGTCCTGGCGCTGGCGCTGCTGCCCACCATCGTCGCGGTGCCCGCCCTGTACGGCGCGATCCGGCACCTGGGGGCCACGCGCGCCAGCCTGCTGGGCACCCTGGAACCCCTGGTCACGGTCGCGCTGGCGGCCGTCATCCTGCGCGAGCAGCCCGGCCCCGGCGCGGCACTGGGCGGCGTGCTGATCCTCGCGGGCGCGTTGCTGGCCCAGTGGCCCGCGAAAGTTACTCCTGCGGTTGTCCCGGCGGCAGCGGACGTGGTGGCGGCGCGTACACCGCGCGGGCCGGAACGCTGAGCGTCTCCCGCTCGGGGTAGCGCAGCGCGGTCAGCGCCCCACCGAACGCGCAGCCGGTGTCGAGGTTCACGGTGTTCCCCACCCAGCGCGGCTCGGCGTGCGGCGTGTGCCCGTACGCGACCAGAGGCGCGCCCGCGTACCCGGCGGCCCAGTCACGCCGGACCGGGAGGCCCAGCTCGTCCCGTTCGCCGGTCGTGTCGCCGTACAGCGCGAAACTCCGCGCGCGGCCACTTCCGCGCCCGTGCAGGTGCGCCGGGAGGCCCCCGTGCGCCGCGATCAGCCGCCCCCCGTCCAGCACGAGGTGCGCCGGGAGCCCCTCCAGAAAGGTACGCACCTGCGCCTGGAACGTGGGCCCGGCCTCCTGAAGTTCCGCGAGGGTCACGTCCAGCCCGTGCAGAGGTTTCACCGCCTTGCCGCTCAGGGCCCGCAGGAGCTTCTCGTCGTGGTTGCCGGTCACGCACAGCGCCGCGCCCGACGCCACCATGCCCATCACCAGTCGCAGGACGCCCGCGCTGTCCGGTCCCCGGTCGGTCAGGTCGCCCAGGAACACCGCCGTGCGGCCCGCCGGGGGCGTCACCGACTCCCCGTCCAGGACGTACCCGAGGCGGGTCAGCAGATCGCGCAGTTCCAGCAAGCAGCCGTGCACGTCCCCGATCAGGTCGAACGGCCCGCTCAGGTCCCGGCGGTCCACCCGCAGCGGCACGCGCCGCACGCCCACCCGCCCGATCTGCTCGCCGCGCAGGTGCCACGCCTGCCGGAACCCCTCGGCGCGCAGGCCACCCGCCGTGCGCCGCAACTCCGAGACCTGCGCGATCAGCTCCTCGCGGGTCAGGGTGCCCCCGCTGCGCGCCTCCAGCACGGCGCGGTCCTCGTCGAGCAGCACGGCGACCGCCTTCACGTCGTGCTCGCGGGCCAGGGCCGACCAGGGCGCGCGGTCCAGGGGCCGCGTGGTCGGGGCGATCACGACCGCCAGTTCCCCCGCCGCCAGCCGCGCCGCGACCGCCGCGCGCAGGGCGTCCGCGTCCGGGAAGGCCCGCGCGTCGAACACCTCGCCCGGCGTGAAGTGCCGCGCGAACGCCCCCCGGCCCGAGCCGGGCACGCCCACGAGCAGCACCAGCGCCAGCGCGGGCAGCTCGATCACGTCGGGGGCGGCGGTCAGGGTCACGCCCCGTATCCTCGCACAGCTACCTCATACGGATTCCGTTTGTTTCGTGAACAGATCGGCACACCACCGATCTGCCCACTCCACGTCCGGAACCCGTTTCTCTCCTCCTCGCATCCGCTCGGATTGAATGGCTTATCAAGCCGTTCAATCGGAGTTGGTATCAGAGCAGACGAGGCGACCCCAGCCTGCAAGCTGACCGTCAGCTGATCTTGCGAGCTTCACCGCAGCTTCATGTTCCCCCCGGCCCGTACCATGCCCGCGATGCGCCGCTCCGTTCTCCTGCTGCCCCTCCTGATCGGCTCGCTGAGTACGGCCACCACCTCGCCCCGCAGCGCCGACCAGTGGTACGCGCAGGGCCGCGCCCAGGCCCGCGCCGGACAGTGGGGGGCCGCCGAGATCGCCTACCGGCAGGCGACCACCCTGAACCCCACCGCCGCGAACTGGCGCGCCCTGGCCGACACCCGCGTGCAGCTGCGCGACTACGACGGGGCCGTGCAGGCCTACGCGCAGGCCGCCGGACTGGCCCGCGCGCGCGGCGACCTGAACACCGCCCGCGCCACCGACCTGATCGCCGCCCGCTACCGCCAGGAAGGGCAGGCGTACCTGCTGACCCCCGCGCCCCTGACCCCCGAACCCCTGCCCGGCTGCGTGGCGCGGCCCGCCCGGCTGGAACCCACGTCCGGCATCCTGCTGGGCCGCTACGCCGACGAGCAGGCCCTGACCTCCACCGGACAGCTGCGCGTGGACCCGCGCCTGGGTACCCCGCTGGCCGTGAGCTTCCGGTACTTCACGCTGCGGGCCCCCGGCCGCGGTGAGGCCTTCCCGACCCGCTGGGTGCGCGCCGCGCGGCAGGCGGGCATGGCCGTGCACATCGCCCTGGAACCCGGAATGCCGCTGCGGCAGGTCACGGAGCAGACCCTCGTGCCCTTCGCGAAGGCGGCCCGCGCTTCCGGGGTGCCGGTCTACCTGCGGTTCGCCGGGGAGTTCAACGACCCCGCCAACGAGTGGAGCCGCGACCCCGCGCTGTACCGCGCCAAATTCCGCCTCGTGCACAGCGTCATGCGCAGACACGCGCCGAACGTCGCGCTGGTCTGGATGCCGATGGGCACCCGCCTGGACGTCGTGGGCAGCTACTACCCCGGCGCGGACGCCGTGGACTGGGTGGGCCTGAGCGTCTACGCCACGCCCTTCCGCAACGGCAACGTCCGCGACAGCGCCCTGACCGACAGCCCGCTGGACGCGCTGGACGTCATCTACCGCCGGTACGCCTGCGCGCACCCCATCCAGATCAGCGAATTCGCGTCCTCCAGCCGCAGCGGCGCGCAGCCCGCCACCGGGTACGCCGCATTCGCCGCCGCGAAACTCCGCGAAGCCTACTGGGGCGCCGCGCTGAAGTACCCCCGCGTGAAGAACATCAACTGGCTGGACCTGAACATGCTCGGCAACCCCTACGTGCAGCCCCGCCCCGTCACACGCCGCAACGACTACCGCCTGATCGGCAGCCCCGAGAAACTCGCCGCGTTCCGCGAACTCCTCACCCACCCGGCGTTCCTCACGCGGCCCGGCGCGGGCGCCACCCTCACCCCACGCGCGCTGCCCACCACCGTCAGCAGCGGCGCACCCCACAGCGGCAACCTCTGGATCAAGACCGTGGACGCCCCAGCCCGCGTCACCCTCACCCTCGACGGGCAGCCCGTCCCGGTCGGGCAGACCCTCCCGCACCCCTTCACGCTGGGCACCCTGAACCCCGGCCCGCACACCCTGACCGTCACCGTGCACAACCGGCAGGGCGAGGTGATCCTGACCCGCACCACCCCCTTCAGCGCGCAGTGACCGGCAGCGCCCCCAGGCGCACCTGAACCACCCAGTCGCTCACGGCCCGCTGCGCCGCGTCGGGCACCGCGTCCGGCAAGGGCGTCGAGAGGGGCGCGGCCTCCAGCTCCGCGAGCAACTTCCGGTGTGCGGCGCGGTACACGTCCAGCGGCTCCGGCAGGGCCTCCGCCTCCCGGCCCGAGCGCTTCAGGGCCATCAGGTCCTCCAGGAACGGCAGGCGCGCCCCGGCGTTCAGCGCGCCCAGGTTCGCCTCCACCTGACCGGTGCGCAGCAGGTGCAGCCCGGTCAGCACCGTCCGGAACGCGTACAGCAGCGGCTTCACGC
This region of Deinococcus sp. JMULE3 genomic DNA includes:
- a CDS encoding ABC transporter ATP-binding protein encodes the protein MQGFAREDAEADRIRALGDELYAEGVKAVTIRNRAFPRARFVGNLGNVIMLGGGAWLIMAGQFTLGGLLAYRGYGRYFYGPIDDLVNIGDLLQRAEASGRRVFEVLDAPVPVQDRSGARPLPQPVRGELRFEGVTFGYDPARPILRDVTLHIPAGQRVALLGESGAGKSTLLALVTRTFDPQHGRVTLDGHDLRHLTLRSLRENAAVMAQDTFLFHDTVLNNVRYARPDATDTEVEAALRAAHAHTFAHALPDGLQTVVGERGVRLSGGQRQRLSIARTLLARPSLLLLDEPTSAVDAESETQVVAALDELTRGRTALIVTHRPSLARTADRVIVLAGGRIVEDGHPDTLRRRGGAYARLERQMGGEIMPEVTG
- the priA gene encoding primosomal protein N' — translated: MVVNLPIGPCDFAAPHGWAAPAPLGCRVLVPWRGALEVGLVVGSGDGRGGHRLREAVHVLDDPDCPWVTPATASGVQGWAADARIPAGLIWGDLLGVGWQAEVTHMVRAVEGADLSMFARRPPTERWTDAGAFPDALLDAIREQGLLEERFTPRPRMRGAVAARPLDEVPPASRTATVLSAVTPAPAGLTAKQAQATAWLAEHGPCNTLSAWAKGAGVSSGVVTAALNAGGAAYTLVDAPPPPAWTWLHEHGPVDTYAAWANSASADGVPLTPTQAGTLALRGWADTIEVPQPPPTLPEPWPQPDPAGAPDPLPEAPVWRLHGGRARARFALLAPRVTRLLTQGRGVLVLAPDHATLRRAWEGLSGLAAHAGTRAAQLNGTLSEPQRAHTWQLIRTGEARLVIGSGHALAAPLHDLALIIVLEEASDAHKLLSGSRAFLPDLATRIAAAHDAALALVGTTPAAESVPHPGAVLPPPRARVHVVDYANPPEQPELGPLSSVHLRLGDQGYPLSHDLARVLRQVQERGRQAALLAPRRGYSALLRCRSCDHTPQCRNCDVPLRFHREGRQLTCHQCGYHQPIPERCDQCGDPMWQARGPGTEWIAQEVQKLLPGFPVYRLDKDRQDDLTPLMRGESGVVIGTQLLLSHEPPPDLALIGVTLADTWLNVSDFRASERYHRLLRQLAEWHPTRAPMLLVQTFQADHPALKVMVDGRDTLAYPAAEERARAALNYPPHARLAQIEISARDQHKAQAAAQDLADALHGAGATAHEVLGPAPSPVARVRGVYPYHLFLRARNDTRLGELLRILDTRTWKAKIRVDVNPRGGL
- a CDS encoding DMT family transporter is translated as MTGAAGGMDVRRGVLLGVTSAAAFGTLGIWGKLAGQGGLSSFTTLGWRFLIVAALLLPLSSRGVTGAQRARMLGVGLLYTLATTCYFGALERVSAGATSLLLYLAPAFVILLSWGLGRAPRRTQLGAVALAGAGLALVVGLPSAADRDAVGLGFAAGAGALYAGYLVASERLLGGVSALAATAHMALVSGVVFAALAAAQGTLRVPVGAAQWGPVLALALLPTIVAVPALYGAIRHLGATRASLLGTLEPLVTVALAAVILREQPGPGAALGGVLILAGALLAQWPAKVTPAVVPAAADVVAARTPRGPER
- a CDS encoding metallophosphoesterase gives rise to the protein MTLTAAPDVIELPALALVLLVGVPGSGRGAFARHFTPGEVFDARAFPDADALRAAVAARLAAGELAVVIAPTTRPLDRAPWSALAREHDVKAVAVLLDEDRAVLEARSGGTLTREELIAQVSELRRTAGGLRAEGFRQAWHLRGEQIGRVGVRRVPLRVDRRDLSGPFDLIGDVHGCLLELRDLLTRLGYVLDGESVTPPAGRTAVFLGDLTDRGPDSAGVLRLVMGMVASGAALCVTGNHDEKLLRALSGKAVKPLHGLDVTLAELQEAGPTFQAQVRTFLEGLPAHLVLDGGRLIAAHGGLPAHLHGRGSGRARSFALYGDTTGERDELGLPVRRDWAAGYAGAPLVAYGHTPHAEPRWVGNTVNLDTGCAFGGALTALRYPERETLSVPARAVYAPPPRPLPPGQPQE